The proteins below are encoded in one region of Brassica napus cultivar Da-Ae chromosome A6, Da-Ae, whole genome shotgun sequence:
- the LOC106351947 gene encoding transcription factor RAX3-like: MGRAPCCDKANVKKGPWSPEEDAKLKDYIENNGTGGNWIALPQKIGLRRCGKSCRLRWLNYLRPNIKHGGFSEEEDNIICNLYVTIGSRWSIIAAQLPGRTDNDIKNYWNTRLKKKLLNKQRKEYQEARMKQDMVMIKRQEQGQGQSNASRDLYSNSMFGSSPWPLLPQLPSPHHQVPLVMMEPTSCNYYQMTPSCNFEQKPLITLKNMVKTEEEPERTNPDHHHPEYSITNPFDFSFSQLLLDPNYYLEPVGGEGELAITSSSTNSPLPNTSADHHQQQQEILQWFGSSNFQTEAVNDMFLSNNDIANLETNENTKFYGNLPVAGAAAALAGGTTSTSADQSTISWEDITSLVNSDDASYFNGPNHL; this comes from the exons ATGGGAAGAGCACCGTGTTGTGACAAGGCTAACGTGAAGAAAGGGCCGTGGTCTCCTGAAGAAGACGCAAAACTCAAAGATTACATCGAGAATAATGGCACAGGCGGCAACTGGATTGCGTTGCCTCAGAAGATTG GTCTAAGAAGATGTGGGAAGAGTTGCAGACTAAGGTGGCTCAACTATTTGAGACCAAACATCAAACATGGTGGCTTCTCTGAGGAAGAGGACAACATCATTTGTAATCTCTATGTTACCATTGGTAGCAG gtgGTCTATAATTGCTGCACAATTGCCTGGAAGAACAGACAATGATATCAAGAACTATTGGAACACGAggctgaagaagaagcttcttaacaaacaaagaaaagagTACCAAGAAGCTCGGATGAAGCAAGATATGGTGATGATAAAGCGACAAGAACAAGGACAAGGCCAAAGTAATGCTAGTAGGGATCTTTATTCGAACAGCATGTTTGGATCATCACCATGGCCATTACTACCTCAGCTTCCCTCTcctcaccatcaagtacctctTGTCATGATGGAACCAACAAGCTGCAATTACTATCAAATGACACCGTCTTGCAACTTCGAACAAAAGCCACTGATCACACTCAAGAACATGGTCAAGACTGAAGAAGAACCGGAGAGAACAAACCCTGATCATCATCACCCTGAATATTCTATCACAAACCCTTTTGATTTCTCCTTCTCTCAGCTTTTGTTAGATCCTAATTACTACCTGGAGCCAGTAGGAGGAGAAGGAGAGCTTGCGATCACGAGTAGCAGCACCAACTCTCCATTACCAAACACAAGTGCTGATcaccatcaacaacaacaagagattCTTCAATGGTTTGGGAGTAGTAATTTTCAGACAGAAGCAGTCAATGATATGTTCTTAAGCAACAACGACATAGCAAATCTTGAGACCAACGAGAACACAAAATTCTATGGAAACTTGCCAGTGGCCGGAGCCGCAGCAGCTTTAGCCGGAGGAACGACGAGTACATCGGCGGATCAAAGCACAATAAGTTGGGAGGACATAACCTCTCTTGTCAATTCCGATGATGCAAGTTACTTCAATGGGCCAAatcatttgtaa
- the LOC106351946 gene encoding 1-aminocyclopropane-1-carboxylate synthase 5-like, with protein MKQLSTKVTSNGHGQDSSYFLGWEEYEKNPYDEIKNPNGMIQMGLAENQLCFDLIESWLAKNPDAASLKRKGQSIFKELALFQDYHGMPEFKKAMAEFMEEIRGNRVTFDPKKIVLAAGSTSANETLMFCLAEPGDAFLLPTPYYPGFDRDLKWRTGAEIVPIHCSSSNGFQITESALQQAYQQAHKLGLKVKGVLVTNPSNPLGTALTRRELNLLVDFITSKNIHLISDEIYSGTMFGFEQFISVMDVLKDKKLENTEVSKRVHVVYSLSKDLGLPGFRVGAIYSNDDMIVSAATKMSSFGLVSSQTQYLLSALLSDKKFTSQYLEENQKRLKSRQKRLVSGLESAGITCLRSNAGLFCWVDMRHLLDTNTFEAELDLWKKIVYNVKLNISPGSSCHCTEPGWFRVCFANMSEDTLDLALKRLKTFVESTDCGRMISRSSHERLKSLRKKTVSNWVFRVSWSDRVPDER; from the exons ATGAAACAGCTTTCGACAAAAGTGACAAGCAATGGTCATGGACAAGACTCATCCTACTTCTTGGGATGGGAAGAGTACGAGAAGAATCCTTACGATGAGATCAAGAACCCTAATGGTATGATCCAGATGGGTCTTGCTGAGAATCAGCTATGCTTCGATTTAATCGAGTCGTGGTTAGCTAAGAACCCAGACGCAGCTAGTCTCAAGAGGAAAGGTCAATCCATTTTCAAAGAGCTTGCTCTCTTTCAAGACTATCACGGCATGCCTGAATTCAAAAAA GCAATGGCTGAGTTTATGGAAGAGATAAGAGGAAATAGAGTCACGTTCGACCCGAAAAAGATTGTTTTAGCCGCCGGTTCGACCTCTGCGAACGAGACTCTCATGTTTTGTCTTGCTGAGCCTGGCGATGCTTTCCTCTTGCCTACTCCTTACTATCCTGG ATTTGATAGAGATCTTAAATGGAGAACTGGAGCTGAGATTGTGCCAATCCACTGCTCAAGCTCTAATGGCTTCCAAATCACGGAATCAGCTCTACAACAAGCTTACCAACAAGCCCATAAGCTTGGTCTCAAAGTCAAAGGAGTTCTTGTCACCAACCCATCTAACCCACTTGGcactgcgttgaccagacgtgAGCTCAACCTTCTCGTTGACTTCATCACTTCCAAGAACATTCATCTCATTAGCGACGAGATCTACTCAGGCACTATGTTCGGGTTCGAACAGTTCATCAGCGTGATGGATGTCTTGAAAGACAAGAAACTTGAAAACACCGAGGTTTCTAAAAGAGTCCACGTCGTTTATAGCCTTTCCAAGGATCTTGGACTTCCTGGTTTCCGCGTGGGAGCGATCTACTCTAACGACGACATGATCGTATCTGCCGCGACAAAAATGTCGAGTTTCGGTCTTGTCTCTTCTCAGACTCAGTACCTTCTCTCTGCATTGCTCTCAGACAAGAAGTTCACAAGCCAATACCTCGAGGAGAATCAGAAACGGCTCAAGTCCAGACAGAAACGCCTAGTGTCTGGTCTTGAGTCCGCAGGGATTACTTGCCTGAGAAGCAACGCCGGTTTGTTCTGTTGGGTCGACATGAGACACCTCTTGGACACAAACACATTCGAAGCAGAGCTCGACCTCTGGAAAAAGATTGTCTACAACGTGAAACTAAACATCTCGCCCGGTTCGTCCTGTCACTGCACCGAGCCGggttggtttagggtttgtttcGCTAATATGAGCGAGGATACACTCGATTTAGCCTTGAAGAGGCTCAAAACATTCGTAGAGTCCACAGACTGTGGACGGATGATATCAAGAAGCAGCCATGAAAGGCTCAAGAGTTTGAGGAAGAAGACAGTCTCTAACTGGGTTTTCCGGGTTTCATGGTCCGACCGTGTACCTGATGAGCGATGA